A region from the Lepidochelys kempii isolate rLepKem1 chromosome 16, rLepKem1.hap2, whole genome shotgun sequence genome encodes:
- the SEC16A gene encoding protein transport protein Sec16A isoform X3, with translation MQPPPQTVPAGAGGPPPAGIARNTYWRNSPFSRRANAPVSGATAPVQPVTDPFAFGRQTPQGSLLGNPSKGNPLIMPGPASSVFPRPAGVHSSQSYAGDNSHGLPTSLSTSVSQPGITSNTFSNVVTPSSPAHIINSTAEIHQMHPNAEHGPHNSSAQSLYNTGAAHEKSLSGHPAMAHVANRPLSRQDINRDPSNNSSVPTIAPFLPPPVQQTPPQWRPIQDNLQPQVQNYWPYTEPPSQNAVYSVSHSSAVKSHLPPQANLHQGPVHQHIPQSTMQAPLPIGGEKNEISSFPVANHHVNNFQPENMFRQNVRMTNPWPSQPYQEQFYPQPLLPDAGFVNPITQENNPQKQSQNVSETPSGHTSTNADSGTISMFFKGDEAENEEILSSEKNDLSGKANYDACQLNSGHMYHQPLHPQQAATSVLSQPEISTGSANETVQKGMDVQYFSKTISSQHDTQTSKNSMYISDDKANDSKANENVGSHYENVENLECIQNQEVLPSEPQNINRSSPSVGSDLYRYGSLPGQLLPKNTIVSHAERGPNLEAPDLLPHPVRSDSVSSNYSNISHRSVSSSTRPQELIGTFIQQESGKPDEESSASFFKQIDSSPLGGDSSEPNVSKNYHSNLSQPQTPSPPKPTGIFQTSANSSFEPVRSHGVGVKPAEVDQAKMVVELRENHPNQKNTKKSMATPAASPGNLEQPPDNLETIFMPQVHPLPLTVTGESGNMLQPASGPVVENIQLVPEKRPSTRAQGATKKCESPATTLWAHNELPNFGGNVLLAPAAPAVYVPAKQTVEIIQPPEEGLSNQQPNKPECVPVQPSQPGNVSSENLENPPKMGEEEALQSQASSGYASLLSSPPTESLQNHPILIAQPNQSYNLAQPINFSLSLCNQLTRNENNLSLKDPGVEDKPVTGLQAPHAGGILPGEDVSLSVMQVGSSVNMPPSSNLSHSNLLQSPVNSSEITSNQSTNLMQPPSQTPVNLAPEGQKNTNSEGCLPEFASKPGSDSAVSPGTNLPSGNASVVLVPPVYTMVPNNNSTNDSHSHEENSGALDFTVIRTLDKSKTSNPGQMHNPLLSCGPVFPQQPVKHASQMGPDTHDKQHFYQQVTQDVQLQAPSDRATQGALLSQQQKQTAQMPQTVPSGQSLVPSNYQMASGIKPTQAPQRQENQMPTNRYYPAGLPEGSSTQPPTSYSQTSADKQPFSGQSLSAPTSSASVTTSQRAMPAMQQEQNPPPSQTPQDACGPPQNPYYYYRHPYDAYQTPYPQPYPPLDLRSAAHLYYQDDVYGQYGPRYHHYGRSNAAYVEPGGYRYGEPERPSSRASQCSDRPPSRQGYTEDYYNPKSGWNDYYADYYANPYNYGDPSRWERYPSAYDSRYRDPRSYDQRYWYDTEQNPYQKREAYPYDNRQDRYEDHWRYDPRFAGSFDDETEPHRDPYGDEFDRRSVHSEHSAHSLRSSHSVHSHQSSFSSRSQQSQLYRSNHDLTANAYETTTQPVSLHTDYPYSGYPANFDGQQPFTDYGYSAETGWPSVEQVPSRPSTPEKFLVPHVCARFGPGGHLTKVLSNLPSEGQPALVEIHSMETMLQHMPEQEEMRAFPGPLAKDDTHKVDVINFAQNKATQCFQNENLIDKESASLLWDFIVLLCRQNGTVVGTDIAELLLRDHKTVWLPGKSPNEANLIDFTNEALEQVEEESGEAQLSFLTDSLITTIDSLERETERFRELLLYGRKKDALESAMKHGLWGHALLLASKMDSRTHARVMTRFANSLPINDPLQTVYQLMSGRMPAASTCCGDEKWGDWRPHLAMVLSNLTNNMDVESRTITTMGDTLASKGLLDAAHFCYLMAQIGFGVYTKKTTKLVLIGSNHSLPFLKFATNEAIQRTESYEYAQSLGTQPCCLPNFQVFKFIYACRLAEMGLAAQAFHYCEVISKTVLKNPYYYSPVLIGQLIQISSQLRLFDPQIKEKPEQELFIEPSWLVRLRHLDGQIKDGTIAYNADRSTPQQYACSTPSSELDHISQCDGTGSGQEMGPATENPLLASLLPNTVHPMQGVQLMPSAPQTILEESAAVTPPIQQETVGVPFYPVAPPSIGPGSGFAPPGFPNQYGAEQSSLYLGSTMPPGGPPPQAAEPRPEEQLNQETAMQRIPQESPIQKTFPEQREEDFYGKMANMAPGRRSRSTSQSSAHMGYGRRSRTTSESSTHSIGRERCNSAAKQPSPPPPSIPEGKETNKEIKKEPAARKSGANWFRWLMGKGKNEAHLPDDKNKSIVWDEKKQRWVNLDEPEEESKPLPPPPAGVPKAPQTAPPGPGGPPGVNMFSRKAAGTRARYVDILNPSGAKCSGAVPAPSDLFAPLAPMPIPANLFVPNSVPEEQQPMEGSGAREQTFSANQVSADVTTEPQYLNSTMLPPGSELPGSNPDGSHSGEPLRSVPPSGGPPAGTVQFYNPSQFAQSPATTGSSRLGRIGQRKYPTLK, from the exons ATGCAGCCACCTCCACAGACAGTTCCAGCAGGGGCTGGTGGACCTCCTCCTGCAGGAATTGCTCGGAACACGTATTGGCGAAACAGCCCATTTAGTAGACGGGCAAATGCACCGGTCTCAGGAGCAACTGCCCCGGTGCAACCTGTGACAGACCCTTTTGCATTTGGCAGGCAAACTCCACAAGGTTCCCTGTTAGGTAATCCATCCAAAGGCAATCCCCTGATTATGCCAGGTCCTGCTTCATCAGTGTTTCCTCGTCCAGCTGGTGTGCATTCTTCTCAATCATATGCAGGGGATAATTCTCATGGACTGCCTACATCTTTATCAACATCTGTATCTCAACCAGGAATAACTTCAAATACATTTTCTAATGTGGTGACTCCTTCATCGCCAGCACATATTATAAATAGCACTGCAGAAATCCATCAAATGCATCCAAATGCAGAACATGGACCCCATAACTCTTCAGCACAGTCGCTTTATAATACAGGAGCAGCACACGAAAAGTCTCTCAGTGGACATCCAGCTATGGCACATGTGGCAAACAGACCCCTAAGCAGACAAGATATTAATAGGGATCCAAGCAACAATAGTTCAGTGCCTACAATAGCACCATTTCTCCCTCCACCTGTTCAACAAACCCCACCTCAGTGGAGACCCATTCAAGATAACCTGCAGCCTCAAGTTCAGAACTACTGGCCCTATACTGAGCCACCTTCTCAGAATGCAGTTTATAGTGTTTCTCACTCTTCTGCTGTTAAGTCCCATCTTCCTCCCCAAGCAAATCTGCATCAGGGACCCGTACATCAACATATTCCACAAAGTACCATGCAAGCACCTTTGCCCATTGGTGGTGAAAAGAATGAGATAAGCAGCTTCCCAGTTGCCAACCACCATGTGAACAACTTTCAGCCTGAAAATATGTTTAGACAGAATGTAAGAATGACTAATCCTTGGCCAAGTCAACCTTACCAAGAACAGTTTTACCCACAGCCTCTTTTACCAGATGCTGGTTTTGTTAATCCCATCACTCAGGAAAATAACCCACAAAAACAATCTCAAAATGTGTCTGAAACACCAAGTGGACATACATCCACAAATGCAGATTCAGGAACTATCTCCATGTTTTTCAAAGGGGATGAGGCAGAAAATGAAGAAATACTTTCATCAGAAAAAAATGATCTGTCCGGTAAAGCTAACTATGatgcttgtcagctaaattcagGACATATGTATCACCAACCACTGCATCCTCAGCAAGCTGCAACTAGTGTTCTCTCTCAACCAGAGATTAGCACAGGCTCAGCTAATGAGACAGTGCAAAAGGGAATGGATGTCCAATATTTTTCTAAAACTATAAGCAGCCAGCATGACACACAGACCAGTAAAAACTCTATGTATATTAGTGATGACAAAGCAAATGATAGCAAAGCTAATGAGAATGTTGGGTCACATTATGAAAATGTTGAGAACCTGGAATGCATTCAGAATCAAGAAGTTCTGCCAAGCGAACCACAGAATATTAATCGCTCATCCCCAAGTGTAGGTTCTGATCTGTACAGATATGGGTCACTACCGGGGCAGTTGCTTCCAAAGAACACCATTGTGAGCCATGCAGAAAGAGGACCAAATCTAGAGGCACCCGACTTGTTACCTCATCCGGTCCGATCTGATAGTGTATCCTCAAACTACAGTAACATAAGCCACAGGAGTGTTTCTAGTTCAACAAGACCTCAAGAGCTTATTGGTACATTTATTCAGCAAGAAAGTGGGAAGCCTGATGAGGAGTCCTCTGCCAGTTTCTTTAAGCAGATTGACTCCTCTCCTTTGGGAGGAGATTCGAGTGAGCCAAATGTCAGCAAGAATTACCATAGTAATCTGTCACAGCCTCAAACTCCAAGTCCCCCCAAACCTACAGGAATATTTCAGACAAGTGCAAATAGTTCTTTTGAACCAGTAAGGTCCCATGGGGTTGGGGTAAAACCTGCAGAGGTTGACCAAGCGAAAATGGTGGTTGAACTAAGAGAGAACCACCCAAACCAAAAGAATACTAAGAAAAGTATGGCTACGCCTGCTGCCTCACCAGGTAATCTTGAACAGCCGCCAGATAACCTGGAAACTATTTTCATGCCCCAAGTACATCCATTGCCTCTTACAGTCACTGGTGAATCTGGAAACATGTTGCAACCTGCTAGTGGACCTGTTGTGGAAAACATACAATTGGTACCTGAGAAAAGACCCTCAACTAGAGCACAGGGAGCAACTAAAAAGTGTGAGAGTCCAGCAACAACTCTCTGGGCTCACAATGAGTTACCTAACTTTGGGGGTAATGTCCTTCTAgcccctgctgctcctgcagtGTATGTACCTGCTAAACAGACAGTGGAAATTATTCAACCGCCCGAAGAAGGGCTGTCCAATCAGCAGCCAAATAAACCAGAGTGTGTTCCTGTGCAGCCGTCCCAGCCTGGAAATGTATCTTCTGAAAACCTTGAGAATCCTCCCAAAATGGGAGAAgaggaggcacttcagtctcaGGCAAGTTCAGGTTATGCAAGTTTGTTGTCTTCTCCACCCACAGAATCTCTGCAAAATCATCCTATTTTGATTGCCCAGCCTAATCAAAGCTATAATTTGGCTCAGCCAattaatttttctctttctttatgtAATCAGCTAACCAGGAATGAAAATAATCTTTCACTGAAAGATCCTGGAGTTGAAGATAAACCCGTAACAGGACTCCAAGCTCCACATGCTGGTGGGATCCTCCCTGGGGAAGATGTGTCATTGTCTGTGATGCAGGTTGGATCTTCAGTTAATATGCCTCCATCTTCTAATCTGTCACATTCTAATTTATTACAAAGCCCTGTTAATTCTTCAGAAATCACCTCAAATCAATCCACAAATTTGATGCAACCTCCATCTCAAACTCCAGTTAATTTGGCTCCAGAAGGTCAAAAGAATACTAATTCAGAAGGTTGTCTGCCTGAATTTGCTAGTAAACCAGGATCTGACTCAGCTGTTTCTCCTGGGACAAATCTCCCCAGTGGAAATGCAAGTGTGGTGTTAGTCCCACCAGTGTATACCATGGTGCCTAATAATAATTCTACAAATGACTCACATAGTCATGAAGAAAATTCTGGAGCACTTGATTTTACAGTAATACGGACACTGGACAAAAGCAAGACCAGTAATCCTGGACAGATGCATAATCCGTTACTTTCTTGTGGTCCAGTATTTCCTCAACAGCCAGTCAAACATGCTAGCCAGATGGGGCCAGACACACATGACAAACAACATTTCTATCAACAGGTAACACAAGATGTGCAGCTTCAGGCTCCATCAGACAGAGCCACACAGGGGGCATTGCTTTCTCAGCAACAAAAGCAGACTGCTCAAATGCCGCAAACAGTACCTTCTGGGCAGTCCTTGGTTCCTTCAAATTATCAGATGGCTTCAGGAATTAAACCTACCCAAGCACCACAGCGACAAGAGAATCAGATGCCAACTAATAGGTATTATCCAGCGGGTCTCCCAGAGGGTAGTTCAACACAGCCACCAACAAGCTATAGTCAAACAAGTGCTGATAAACAACCATTTTCTGGTCAGTCATTGAGTGCTCCAACTTCATCAGCATCTGTTACCACCAGTCAGCGAGCCATGCCAGCCATGCAGCAAGAGCAGAATCCACCACCTTCTCAGACTCCTCAGGATGCCTGTGGGCCACCACAAAACCCTTACTACTATTACAGACATCCTTATGATGCTTATCAGACTCCATATCCACAGCCTTACCCTCCCCTGGATCTTAGAAGTGCAGCTCATCTCTATTAccag GATGATGTCTATGGACAATATGGTCCCCGCTACCATCACTATGGTAGAAGCAATGCTGCCTATGTGGAGCCTGGTGGTTATCGATATGGTGAGCCTGAGCGTCCTAGTTCCAGAGCTAGTCAGTGCTCTGATAGACCTCCTTCTAG acAGGGGTATACTGAAGATTATTATAATCCAAAAAGTGGTTGGAATGATTACTATGCAGACTACTATGCAAACCCATATAATTATGGAG atccaaGTCGCTGGGAACGTTACCCATCAGCATATGACTCCAGATATAGAGATCCCAGAAGTTATGACCAGAGATACTGGTATGACACTGAACAGAATCCATACCAAAAGAGAGAGGCATATCCATATGATAACAG ACAAGACCGATATGAAGATCACTGGCGATATGATCCTCGCTTTGCTGGAAGCTTTGATGATGAAACTGAGCCTCACAGAGACCCTTATGGTGATGAATTTGACAGACGAAGTGTCCACAGTGAACATTCTGCCCATAGTCTCCGTAGTTCCCACAGTGTTCATAGCCATCAGAGCAGCTTCAGTTCTCGCTCTCAGCAA AGCCAGCTTTATAGAAGCAACCATGATCTGACCGCTAATGCATATGAAACCACCACCCAGCCAGTCTCACTTCACACAGATTATCCATACAGCGGATACCCTGCTAATTTTGATGGTCAACAGCCTTTTACAGATTATGGCTACTCAGCTGAAACTGGATGGCCATCTGTAGAACAAG TCCCATCAAGACCCTCAACGCCTGAGAAATTTTTAGTGCCTCATGTCTGTGCAAGGTTTGGTCCTGGGGGCCATCTGACAAAAGTGCTGTCAAACCTGCCTTCAGAAGGACAGCCGGCTTTGGTTGAGATACACAGTATGGAG actatGTTGCAACATATGCCAGAACAAGAAGAGATGAGAGCCTTTCCGGGCCCTCTTGCTAA aGATGATACCCATAAAGTGGATGTCATTAATTTTGCACAAAACAAAGCCACACAGTGCTTTCAGAATGAAAATCTAATTGACAAAGAGTCTGCAAGCCTGCTTTGGGATTTTATTGTATTGTTGTGCAGACAGAATGGG ACCGTAGTGGGCACAGACATTGCAGAGCTTTTGCTACGGGATCACAAAACAGTCTGGCTTCCTGGGAAATCGCCCAATGAAGCAAACTTGATTGACTTCACTAATGAGGCTTTGGAGCAAGTGGAAGAGGAGTCTGGTGAAGCTCAACTCTCATTTCTCACCGATAGTCTTATAACCACAATTGACAGTcttgaaagagagacagagagattcaGGGAACTTCTGCTTTATGGTCGTAAGAAG GATGCTTTGGAGTCTGCCATGAAGCATGGATTATGGGGTCATGCTCTGCTTCTTGCCAGTAAAATGGACAGCAGAACACATGCAAGAGTCATGACCAG ATTTGCCAACAGTCTTCCAATTAATGATCCCCTGCAAACTGTTTACCAGCTAATGTCTGGAAGAATGCCAGCAGCATCCACA TGCTGTGGAGATGAGAAATGGGGAGACTGGAGGCCTCATCTGGCTATGGTGCTATCCAACTTGACCAATAACATGGATGTGGAATCAAGGACTATTACCACCATGGGAGATACTCTTG CTTCTAAAGGCCTTTTAGATGCTGCTCATTTTTGCTACCTGATGGCCCAGATCGGGTTTGGCGTTTATACAAAGAAAACAACGAAGCTTGTTCTAATTGGATCAAATCACAG CTTGCCATTTTTAAAGTTTGCCACCAATGAAGCCATTCAAAGAACGGAATCCTATGAATATGCACAGTCACTGGGAACGCAGCCCTGCTGTTTACCCAATTTCCAG GTTTTCAAATTCATCTATGCTTGCCGACTAGCTGAGATGGGACTTGCTGCACAAGCGTTTCATTATTGTGAAGTGATTTCCAAAACCGTTCTTAAAAATCCCTACTATTATTCGCCTGTGCTTATCGGCCAACTTATTCAG ATATCATCTCAGTTGCGCCTGTTCGACCCACAGATTAAAGAGAAACCAGAGCAGGAATTATTTATTGAACCTTCATGGTTGGTACGACTTCGGCACTTGGATGGACAGATCAAG GATGGTACGATAGCTTACAATGCAGATAGATCCACCCCTCAGCAGTATGCCTGTAGCACACCAAGCTCTGAATTAGACCATATCAGTCAGTGTGATGGAACAGGATCTGGACAGGAAATGGGGCCTGCTACTGAAAACCCATTGTTGGCATCCTTGTTACCTAATACGGTGCACCCCATGCAAGGTGTGCAGCTAATGCCTTCAG CCCCTCAGACTATCCTTGAGGAATCAGCAGCTGTGACTCCTCCTattcagcaagaaactgttggTGTTCCTTTCTATCCTGTAGCCCCTCCCTCTATTGGGCCAGGGTCTGGCTTTGCACCACCAGGCTTTCCAAATCAATATGGAGCTGAACAGTCTTCACTGTACCTGGGATCTACAATGCCACCGGGAGGACCACCTCCGCAAGCAGCAGAACCACGGCCAGAAGAGCAGTTAAACCAGGAAACAG CAATGCAGAGAATTCCCCAGGAATCTCCAATTCAAAAAACTTTCCCTGAACAAAGAGAGGAGGATTTCTATGGAAAAATGGCAAACATG GCACCGGGACGAAGATCCAGATCCACCTCTCAGTCTTCAGCACATATG GGCTATGGGCGAAGATCTCGGACCACCTCAGAATCCTCCACCCATTCTATAGGACGAGAAAGATGCAACTCTGCAGCAAAGcagccctctcctcctcctccatccattCCTGAAGGGAAAGAGACCAACAAAGAGATCAAGAAGGAGCCAGCAGCGAGAAAG agtGGTGCAAATTGGTTTCGCTGGCTGATGGGAAAAGGAAAGAATGAAGCTCACCTTCCAGATGATAAGAACAAATCA ATTGTTTGGGATGAAAAGAAACAGCGCTGGGTTAATTTAGACGAGCCAGAAGAGGAG AGCAAGCCACTGCCACCACCTCCAGCCGGGGTTCCTAAAGCTCCTCAGACTGCTCCACCTGGGCCCGGGGGTCCACCTGGTGTCAACATGTTTTCCAGAAAAGCAG CAGGAACCAGAGCTCGTTACGTTGACATTCTAAACCCAAGTGGAGCGAAATGCAGTGGTGCTGTTCCTGCCCCATCAGACCTCTTTGCCCCCTTGGCACCAATGCCTATCCCTGCAAACTTGTTTGTTCCAAACTCAG TTCCTGAGGAACAGCAACCTATGGAAGGGAGCGGGGCACGAGAACAGACATTCTCTGCAAATCAAGTCAGCGCTGATGTTACTACAGAACCACAG taTTTAAACTCTACAATGCTTCCACCTGGTTCTGAACTCCCTGGGTCCAATCCAGATGGCTCCCATTCAGGAGAG CCTCTCCGTAGTGTGCCACCTTCTGGGGGACCTCCAGCAGGAACTGTTCAGTTCTACAACCCTTCTCAATTTGCACAA TCTCCTGCAACTACTGGAAGTTCAAGGCTGGGGAGAATTGGACAGAGAAAATACCCAACATTGAAATAG